From the Leucobacter denitrificans genome, one window contains:
- a CDS encoding response regulator transcription factor, whose amino-acid sequence MNTQRKGPRILIVDDEPNIRELLTTSLRFAGFGVRAVANGAQTISAVLEEEPDLIILDVMLPDMNGFSVTKRLRSAGYTAPIIFLTAKDDTEDKIEGLNVGGDDYVTKPFSLDEIIARINAVLRRTIQEDEESMLEVGPIALDQDTHEVSVAGTSVELSPTEFKLLRYLMQNANRVLSKSQILDHVWEYDFNGDAGIVESYISYLRRKLDPLTEESLIQTKRGFGYMLKADLAP is encoded by the coding sequence ATGAATACTCAGCGAAAAGGACCAAGAATCCTCATCGTCGACGACGAGCCGAACATTCGCGAGCTCCTCACTACGAGCCTACGGTTCGCAGGTTTCGGCGTACGTGCCGTCGCGAACGGTGCGCAAACCATCTCCGCGGTACTCGAGGAGGAGCCAGACCTTATCATCCTCGACGTCATGCTCCCCGATATGAACGGCTTCAGCGTGACGAAGCGACTCAGGTCGGCCGGCTACACGGCGCCGATCATCTTCCTCACCGCGAAAGACGACACCGAGGACAAAATCGAGGGCTTGAACGTTGGCGGCGACGACTATGTCACCAAGCCGTTCAGCCTCGACGAGATTATTGCGCGCATCAACGCGGTGCTGCGCCGAACCATTCAAGAAGACGAAGAGTCGATGCTTGAAGTGGGCCCAATCGCGCTCGACCAAGACACCCACGAGGTCTCGGTTGCTGGCACGTCAGTCGAGCTCTCCCCCACCGAGTTCAAGCTGCTCCGCTACCTCATGCAGAACGCAAACCGCGTGCTCTCGAAGTCGCAGATTCTCGACCATGTGTGGGAGTACGACTTCAACGGCGACGCGGGAATCGTCGAATCTTACATTTCGTACTTGCGCCGCAAACTCGATCCACTCACTGAAGAATCGCTCATTCAAACCAAGCGAGGATTCGGCTACATGCTTAAGGCCGACTTAGCCCCGTGA
- a CDS encoding sensor histidine kinase: MTQKGEISDRWADVSLRTKITIVTVFILFLGLIVAGVGTFSVLRPMLINQQNAALLQLRNDPMRVLGLDAEDRRLTQDDVIAANSQYYVAMLDINGDVKFDNARDRNTSTLPSIPPSTITLDWVRENPNSFVALRSPNGARWQSVTMPILINDVPQGVLLIAESTARINQMVAQYVIVFTGFGVAVILLGAALTRILITTTLLPLAEVEKTALEISRGDFSKRIMVASPHTEVGHLGESLNVMLDRLDGSIEDRERTITQMRRFVGDAGHELRTPLVSVRGYAELYRMGALQEEEQVVQAMGRIEKEAIRMTSLVEDLLALARLDERRPLELAPLSLNQLAHDAALDTRAGSPEREVTVVADPADPQVLGDEHKVRQLMTNLIGNALIHTADGSPIEIVVSRPPLSGTAPGAPAPVDMVRFEIVDHGEGVPEQLREKIFGRFWRADNSRNRETGGSGLGLAIVKSIVDAHKGTVSVHETPGGGATFRVDLPAA; encoded by the coding sequence GTGACACAAAAGGGTGAGATCAGCGACCGGTGGGCAGACGTATCACTCCGCACGAAGATCACCATCGTCACGGTGTTCATTCTGTTCCTCGGGCTCATCGTCGCGGGCGTCGGCACCTTCTCGGTGCTGCGCCCGATGCTCATCAACCAGCAGAATGCCGCGCTGCTTCAGCTGCGTAACGACCCGATGCGCGTGCTCGGTCTTGACGCCGAAGATCGAAGGCTCACGCAAGACGACGTCATTGCGGCGAACAGCCAGTACTACGTTGCGATGCTCGATATCAATGGCGACGTAAAGTTCGATAACGCACGCGACCGAAACACGTCAACGCTTCCGAGTATTCCTCCCTCTACGATCACGCTCGATTGGGTGCGAGAGAACCCAAACTCGTTTGTCGCGCTGCGCAGCCCGAACGGTGCGCGCTGGCAGTCGGTGACTATGCCGATACTCATCAATGACGTGCCGCAGGGCGTACTTCTCATTGCCGAATCCACGGCGCGCATCAATCAGATGGTCGCGCAATACGTGATTGTGTTCACCGGGTTCGGCGTTGCCGTGATCCTCCTTGGCGCGGCGCTCACGCGCATTCTCATCACGACGACGCTGCTTCCGCTCGCCGAAGTCGAGAAAACCGCACTCGAGATTTCGCGCGGCGACTTCTCGAAGCGCATCATGGTTGCGAGTCCGCACACCGAGGTCGGGCACCTTGGTGAGTCGCTCAACGTCATGCTCGATCGGCTCGATGGGTCGATTGAGGATCGCGAGCGTACCATCACCCAAATGCGTCGATTCGTCGGCGACGCGGGACACGAGCTGCGCACACCGCTCGTCTCTGTGCGCGGGTATGCCGAGCTTTACCGCATGGGCGCGCTCCAGGAAGAGGAGCAGGTCGTGCAGGCGATGGGCCGCATTGAGAAAGAGGCGATCCGCATGACGTCTCTCGTCGAAGACCTTCTGGCGCTCGCAAGGCTCGACGAGCGTCGCCCCCTCGAGCTCGCACCGCTCTCGCTCAATCAGCTCGCACACGACGCTGCACTAGATACCCGCGCGGGATCACCGGAGCGCGAGGTCACTGTCGTAGCAGACCCCGCAGACCCGCAGGTACTCGGCGACGAGCACAAAGTGCGGCAGCTCATGACGAACCTCATCGGCAATGCCCTGATACACACCGCAGACGGCAGCCCGATTGAGATCGTGGTGTCGAGGCCCCCGCTCAGTGGTACCGCACCGGGTGCGCCGGCGCCGGTGGACATGGTGCGTTTTGAGATCGTGGATCACGGCGAGGGCGTTCCCGAGCAGCTTCGCGAGAAGATTTTCGGCCGCTTCTGGCGCGCAGATAATTCACGCAACCGCGAAACCGGTGGATCGGGTCTCGGACTCGCCATCGTGAAATCGATCGTCGACGCCCACAAGGGCACCGTCAGCGTGCACGAGACACCGGGTGGCGGCGCGACGTTTAGGGTCGACCTGCCTGCTGCTTAG
- a CDS encoding LuxR family transcriptional regulator: MEMIWGDSATLNRQDTELEPHDFFVQATSDRVPRVAAALSADGSCVVLIGELGSGKSFVAQAAVTSLAQSLKSPVERIVIEKFADLDDPMMGIDSQNARHESERISAALAKRYGSTNLVIIAMNIDKYSSYDAAVLEHLVRIGDLRFVCTAQELTGAADRLARNPDVEQFGIAPLSFTEASEMVAGLLGVSQVTEETLNRWHAATRGNAHALVTLALGAERRGAVRRADQVAWVEPQDDIPSPEFVTHLGDLSPTEYANLELVSYAKTIMEPQLLRLLDSESVTSLIERQILAVQTDSRGNSVLTTRLPVTGDAVRARISPVRRTQLASLCFEALNSVDLSTTLINTGRSRLVRFGLESGEPVPADWAWQAMHETLHSADLRFSLTLALAAIQHEDPQRAAEATLRACEIAHFLGDRNSLRTATEVLMHLLNSETKLARVTASTRLELQLTAAYLNAMNRGDIAGALSQLDEAEQRARESGCDVTYVVRAHRMRLHAMNGNLRFAFEARGSRAISQNLETEMLSLPARIFEAVTLVQRGSFKKALDIASTARELSLLHGIPATASGGLECFAMFLSHWARGTTGAAKRVLSSLPKERPDLISARAQSGTIDLAVSLVSIQDGRWSEAATLTERTLRELESNDPFGLTELAQAMLALSRAVLGDTEGAREALSNSERQAPGLSLALGGFVQIITLRTHHWLRDTSLVERAFKVAAWARDEDLALIELEALDIAAHELSKPEPALLQRAEMLSTHIDSPIGEALLAHIRTLTRCEEGANDSGIEPEERLLSELGVWLPLPPTSQLTGREREIALFTSLGYSSKHVAERLHLSARTIETHLAHVYGKLGLNGREALREWFSTQRERLT; the protein is encoded by the coding sequence ATGGAAATGATTTGGGGGGATTCGGCGACGCTGAATCGCCAAGACACAGAATTGGAACCACACGACTTCTTCGTGCAGGCCACAAGTGACAGGGTGCCGCGGGTTGCCGCAGCGCTCTCGGCAGATGGATCCTGTGTCGTGCTCATCGGCGAGCTCGGCAGCGGAAAGTCGTTTGTCGCCCAGGCAGCGGTCACATCGCTTGCTCAGTCATTGAAGAGTCCGGTAGAACGCATCGTCATTGAGAAGTTCGCCGATCTCGATGACCCGATGATGGGAATTGACTCTCAGAATGCACGTCACGAGAGCGAACGCATTAGTGCCGCACTCGCAAAACGGTACGGATCCACCAACCTTGTCATCATCGCGATGAACATCGACAAGTATTCGTCGTACGACGCTGCCGTACTCGAGCACCTCGTGCGCATCGGCGACCTGCGTTTCGTGTGTACGGCGCAAGAGCTGACAGGGGCGGCGGATCGGCTCGCAAGAAACCCAGACGTGGAACAGTTCGGCATTGCGCCCCTCTCATTCACTGAAGCTAGTGAGATGGTCGCGGGACTCCTCGGGGTGAGTCAGGTCACCGAAGAGACACTCAACCGCTGGCACGCGGCGACGCGAGGAAACGCTCACGCCCTCGTGACACTCGCGTTGGGTGCCGAGAGGCGCGGCGCCGTTCGTCGTGCGGATCAAGTCGCTTGGGTCGAGCCGCAAGACGATATCCCGTCTCCAGAGTTCGTCACGCATCTGGGTGACCTCTCGCCCACCGAGTACGCGAACCTCGAGCTCGTTTCTTACGCAAAGACCATCATGGAGCCGCAGTTGCTGCGATTGCTCGATTCTGAATCGGTGACATCGCTCATCGAGCGTCAGATTCTCGCGGTGCAAACCGACAGCCGCGGCAACTCCGTGCTCACCACGCGGCTGCCAGTGACAGGCGATGCGGTGCGCGCGCGCATATCTCCGGTGCGTCGCACGCAACTTGCATCGCTGTGCTTCGAGGCATTGAACTCCGTGGATCTCTCGACCACACTCATCAACACCGGTCGATCCCGCCTCGTCAGGTTTGGCCTCGAGAGCGGCGAACCCGTGCCCGCCGACTGGGCTTGGCAAGCCATGCACGAAACCTTGCACTCGGCAGACCTGAGGTTTTCGCTGACACTCGCACTCGCTGCGATCCAGCACGAAGACCCCCAGCGAGCCGCCGAGGCTACATTGCGCGCCTGTGAAATCGCGCACTTTCTCGGCGACCGAAACTCGCTGCGAACGGCGACTGAAGTGCTCATGCACCTGCTCAATTCAGAAACGAAACTCGCCCGCGTGACGGCGAGCACGAGACTCGAACTGCAACTCACCGCCGCATATCTCAATGCGATGAATCGCGGAGATATCGCGGGGGCACTCAGTCAACTCGACGAGGCAGAGCAGCGCGCACGTGAGTCGGGCTGCGACGTGACCTACGTTGTGCGTGCACACCGTATGCGTCTACACGCCATGAATGGCAATCTTCGCTTCGCGTTCGAGGCACGTGGATCGAGAGCAATCAGCCAGAACCTCGAAACAGAGATGCTCTCGCTCCCAGCCAGAATCTTCGAAGCCGTCACCCTCGTGCAGCGGGGGTCATTCAAGAAGGCACTCGACATCGCCTCCACCGCACGCGAGCTCTCGCTGCTTCACGGCATTCCCGCGACCGCTTCAGGTGGCCTTGAGTGCTTCGCGATGTTCTTGTCGCACTGGGCCCGAGGTACGACCGGGGCTGCAAAACGAGTGCTCTCTTCTCTTCCGAAAGAACGACCCGACCTCATCTCGGCGAGGGCGCAATCTGGCACGATTGACCTCGCGGTGTCGCTCGTTTCGATTCAGGATGGACGCTGGTCTGAGGCCGCAACGCTTACGGAGCGCACCCTGCGAGAGCTTGAGAGCAATGATCCATTCGGGCTCACCGAACTTGCTCAGGCAATGCTCGCACTTTCTCGGGCAGTGCTCGGCGACACCGAAGGTGCGCGTGAGGCCCTCAGCAATAGTGAGCGCCAAGCTCCCGGGCTTTCACTTGCTCTTGGTGGCTTTGTTCAGATCATCACACTTCGCACCCACCACTGGCTCCGTGATACGTCGCTCGTCGAGCGCGCGTTTAAGGTCGCAGCCTGGGCTCGCGATGAGGATCTCGCGCTCATCGAACTCGAGGCACTTGATATTGCGGCCCACGAACTCTCGAAGCCCGAACCGGCCCTGCTGCAACGCGCCGAGATGCTGTCGACACACATCGACTCACCCATCGGCGAGGCGCTGCTTGCCCACATTCGAACACTCACCCGGTGCGAGGAGGGCGCAAACGATTCGGGAATCGAGCCAGAAGAACGTCTGCTGTCGGAACTCGGCGTCTGGCTTCCGCTGCCACCCACAAGCCAGCTCACGGGGCGCGAACGAGAGATCGCACTCTTCACCTCGCTGGGATACTCGTCGAAACACGTCGCTGAGCGCCTTCACTTGTCTGCCCGCACGATCGAGACTCACCTTGCGCACGTGTACGGCAAACTCGGCTTGAACGGGCGCGAAGCGCTGCGCGAATGGTTCTCGACGCAGCGCGAACGTCTGACCTAA
- a CDS encoding SpaH/EbpB family LPXTG-anchored major pilin — protein sequence MNSRTTTNRPASRWRWWQRKEGKNEYEENVAPTPRRRRGGPVPRAGRVCRWQRGISRNGGNAVAGSIDTTLTGSLTINKHESDPQSIAGNILGDPLEGVVFQIEPITNVDLTTEEGWTTIEAAYAPQPTAAPILTGLTLGTATSLTPTNASGVTVEDNLPVGAYYVTEISSGPNIITAPAIPFIITIPEPNANGTWNYNPVAYPKNDVGTVTPTKTVSDPIDGVLGLDKNVDWTISAPLPATSVGYTEFKISDSLDPDLTFVAWQSVSVGATPLTPGTDFSVNPTTHEIMFLAPGLLTLNNALEEGNVTVTAVLRTTVTEVGAHTNVANITVNGNTIPTNEPQTNWGALEIKKVDSENTQEVLGGADFEVYLADTNGDPTGTAIASGTTDATDGTLHFDFYIGSGATTSMTVVVVETVAPQGYVLPDDPTYGPFTITAGSTVTASTVYETIENYEPTAPNLPLTGSTGTMAFTLGGLALIAMGAGMMLVRRTRSHR from the coding sequence TTGAACAGCAGAACTACAACTAACCGACCGGCGTCCAGATGGCGTTGGTGGCAACGGAAAGAAGGAAAAAATGAATACGAGGAAAACGTCGCTCCGACGCCTCGCCGCAGGCGTGGGGGTCCTGTCCCTCGCGCTGGTCGGGTTTGTCGGTGGCAACGCGGCATCAGCCGCAACGGGGGAAACGCCGTAGCAGGCAGTATCGACACTACGCTTACTGGATCACTGACGATCAACAAGCACGAGAGTGATCCGCAGAGTATAGCGGGGAACATCCTTGGAGATCCACTCGAGGGCGTCGTCTTCCAAATTGAGCCAATCACCAATGTCGATCTCACGACTGAGGAAGGCTGGACAACTATTGAGGCTGCGTATGCTCCTCAGCCGACCGCTGCACCAATCCTGACGGGTCTCACGCTCGGTACGGCGACATCGCTCACCCCGACGAACGCATCGGGTGTTACGGTCGAGGATAACCTGCCCGTCGGTGCCTACTATGTCACCGAGATCAGCTCAGGTCCAAACATCATCACCGCTCCGGCGATCCCGTTCATCATCACAATCCCTGAACCAAACGCCAACGGCACCTGGAACTACAACCCGGTTGCCTACCCGAAGAACGACGTAGGTACGGTTACTCCTACGAAGACGGTAAGCGACCCGATCGATGGAGTCTTAGGTCTCGACAAGAACGTCGACTGGACCATCTCGGCACCGTTACCCGCAACGAGTGTCGGTTACACCGAGTTCAAGATTTCGGACAGCCTTGACCCGGATCTCACGTTTGTCGCATGGCAAAGTGTGAGTGTTGGAGCAACCCCACTGACTCCAGGAACCGACTTCTCGGTTAATCCAACGACGCACGAGATCATGTTCCTTGCACCAGGACTCTTGACGCTGAACAACGCGCTCGAAGAGGGCAATGTGACTGTGACGGCAGTGCTCCGCACCACGGTAACCGAGGTTGGTGCTCACACCAACGTGGCGAACATCACTGTGAACGGAAACACGATTCCGACGAATGAACCGCAGACAAACTGGGGCGCACTTGAGATTAAAAAGGTTGATTCCGAGAACACCCAGGAGGTTCTGGGCGGAGCAGACTTCGAGGTGTACCTCGCTGACACCAACGGGGATCCAACAGGTACTGCAATCGCCTCGGGCACCACTGATGCGACTGACGGAACGCTCCACTTTGATTTCTACATCGGAAGCGGAGCAACGACATCGATGACCGTCGTGGTTGTTGAGACTGTGGCTCCTCAGGGCTACGTGCTTCCTGACGATCCAACCTATGGTCCGTTCACCATCACAGCAGGTTCGACGGTAACAGCCTCGACCGTTTACGAAACGATCGAGAACTACGAGCCGACGGCACCGAACCTGCCACTCACCGGTTCGACTGGCACGATGGCCTTCACCCTTGGTGGCCTCGCGCTGATCGCGATGGGTGCGGGCATGATGCTCGTACGCCGCACCCGCTCCCACCGCTGA
- a CDS encoding SpaA isopeptide-forming pilin-related protein produces the protein MATWKAFERRGNVLSNAPMHEIRTNARAHRGRMARRVLAVTSAFAIALVGATPALADDAVLDETASVVAPEQAAPEPAPAPAPEPAPAPAPAPEPAPAPEPAPAPAPAPAPAPEPAPKAEPVPAKTPAEPAPAPETEPSAAKSAAPQTKATAANDSGVEVLPAPPYLRWKTVDANGATVQDATIVVEGPRNDAVNDDGADSQWANATSTTVSDNTGQAGYTGADEDPEPGVFLVKALIDDDDATRTPVNVLATDSPYRVSGSLTNGDVADWVTTPVTLAANDNVTAITFAPKPVAVQDIESLSEGDAGGLGDFGIMSLGPDGPGGVELDAPYVYWSVKNGTTLIGGATFTIQGPHVSNASNDNNSSWGNSYSVTDNTGQAGYNGLDRDPDPGEFAVTGIGSNGQTAISSDRRYRVQMTSAPSGMTSSNTGWETIPRRGNNNSGYQLPATDAWDDNDTYDFGVWGVGQSRTVSLNITKIGDRTGSGLTDATRVPDATYTAYASTGGNPGSPTSTVLGTCTTDGNGECSIQVSRTNTNGVWVVETGVPTGWRAISAIGTGPYQNSKTATPYRFKVDITNGSGYQTRNITADSNSPNTDVSGAWVNARVNPEFPSSCGLSIAMVFDTSASINQSEMTSFKDAAKLFVGNGGLGGTPSTVTMFSFDSTASTMNDGNFYNLAIQGSAGSNTGWAGAANQIQNGLPNEGNSSGYTNWDAAFRLVNSTGAYDMVVFLTDGDPTAYDNAGSGETNTTVQFRMVEQAVLSANTVKARTTPSDPTKTTKIVGVGVGLSTNSHLNLEAITGPTPGDDYFLAGSFSDLETTLRDLALQNCGGTISVVKELQDANGDVVNTSASGWTFTASGGVVDGSPAAHTTSTSGTNFELTFNDLNTHNVVIQETTQTGYDFVSASCTNTAGAVAVDAANAKFTVPVKSGLITACKVVNKEKPKLVSLTVNKVWQVVDGDGDVIDTYTIPGGAVPAWLNASLELDGDVEPWGVADPGYLVGSTAQIGEQSSLGLTAPHGCEITSQRVTLVNGVTTDHDVSNGAYAHTITELPSPNTATITNRVTCLTQLTLVKHVDNSEFWGTNAATDWDLTATGPSTVTGETGDANVWPAVITEGDYTLSEVGPAGYAQSAWTCTRLTDNGSESVTVTGDEVTVAFGDNVTCEITNTALPGSVSWAKIANGSDASLAGSTWTLTGPGVPANTVVVDCTSGPCTVAAYEDTNAAAGSFKLENLKWGNYTLTEETPPPGYVLDTTVHAFQITGASLDYVFDEAFVNTQLPGPKLPLTGGIGRDQVYIGGGIVLLIAIAAYGFVTLNRRRGQGRIV, from the coding sequence ATGGCAACTTGGAAGGCGTTTGAGCGCCGGGGGAACGTTCTATCGAACGCCCCCATGCACGAAATAAGAACGAACGCGCGGGCGCATCGGGGGCGAATGGCTCGTCGCGTTCTCGCAGTTACATCAGCATTTGCGATCGCGCTCGTGGGCGCCACGCCGGCATTGGCAGATGACGCAGTGCTTGATGAGACTGCGAGTGTGGTGGCTCCGGAGCAGGCGGCTCCGGAGCCTGCACCTGCGCCCGCACCAGAACCTGCTCCAGCGCCTGCGCCCGCCCCGGAGCCTGCGCCCGCCCCGGAGCCTGCGCCCGCACCAGCTCCAGCGCCTGCACCGGCACCTGAACCAGCTCCAAAGGCGGAGCCCGTTCCAGCGAAGACACCTGCTGAACCAGCGCCTGCACCGGAGACCGAGCCTTCTGCAGCCAAGAGCGCGGCTCCACAGACCAAAGCCACCGCCGCGAACGATTCAGGCGTCGAAGTGCTCCCTGCTCCTCCGTACCTGCGCTGGAAGACTGTAGACGCCAATGGTGCAACAGTTCAAGACGCGACGATCGTTGTAGAAGGGCCAAGGAACGACGCAGTCAATGACGACGGCGCCGATTCGCAATGGGCGAATGCGACATCGACGACGGTGTCAGATAACACAGGTCAGGCAGGATACACCGGAGCCGATGAGGATCCGGAGCCAGGCGTATTCCTCGTGAAGGCACTCATCGACGACGATGACGCGACCCGCACCCCGGTCAATGTGCTCGCTACTGACAGCCCATATCGGGTGAGTGGATCGCTCACAAATGGTGACGTTGCCGATTGGGTGACGACCCCCGTGACACTTGCCGCGAACGACAACGTCACCGCGATCACATTCGCGCCCAAACCGGTTGCGGTGCAGGATATTGAATCTCTCTCAGAGGGCGATGCTGGCGGACTCGGAGACTTCGGAATCATGTCGCTCGGGCCCGACGGGCCAGGGGGAGTGGAGCTCGACGCACCGTATGTGTACTGGTCGGTGAAGAACGGCACAACTCTCATCGGTGGGGCGACGTTCACCATCCAAGGACCGCACGTCAGCAACGCCAGTAACGACAATAACAGTAGCTGGGGGAACTCCTACTCTGTGACGGACAACACCGGGCAAGCAGGATACAACGGGCTCGACCGTGACCCAGATCCGGGAGAATTCGCTGTGACCGGCATAGGAAGTAACGGTCAGACCGCCATCAGTAGTGACCGGCGGTACCGCGTACAGATGACGAGTGCCCCGTCTGGCATGACGTCGAGCAATACAGGGTGGGAAACTATTCCGCGTCGAGGCAATAACAATAGTGGCTACCAGCTGCCAGCAACAGACGCCTGGGATGACAACGACACCTACGACTTCGGCGTATGGGGGGTCGGGCAGTCTCGCACAGTCAGCCTGAACATCACAAAGATCGGCGACCGCACTGGGAGTGGACTAACGGACGCGACGAGGGTCCCGGATGCAACTTACACCGCATACGCTTCGACAGGCGGAAATCCGGGTTCACCGACCTCAACGGTGCTCGGCACTTGCACTACCGACGGAAATGGCGAGTGCTCAATCCAGGTTTCGCGTACAAATACCAACGGGGTATGGGTCGTTGAGACCGGTGTTCCCACCGGATGGAGGGCAATATCAGCGATCGGTACCGGCCCATACCAAAATTCGAAAACTGCGACTCCTTATCGTTTCAAGGTGGACATCACCAATGGTTCTGGTTACCAGACGCGAAACATCACAGCGGATAGCAACTCCCCGAATACTGACGTGAGCGGGGCGTGGGTGAACGCCCGCGTTAATCCGGAGTTCCCTAGTTCGTGCGGGCTCTCAATTGCAATGGTGTTTGATACCTCAGCCTCCATTAACCAAAGCGAGATGACGAGCTTTAAAGATGCCGCCAAACTATTTGTTGGCAATGGTGGGCTTGGGGGCACACCTTCAACGGTGACGATGTTCAGTTTTGATTCCACGGCATCGACGATGAACGATGGCAACTTCTACAATCTCGCAATCCAGGGGTCTGCTGGTTCGAACACAGGTTGGGCGGGTGCAGCGAATCAAATCCAGAACGGATTGCCGAACGAGGGTAACAGCAGTGGCTACACCAACTGGGATGCGGCATTTCGACTCGTGAACTCGACGGGCGCTTATGACATGGTGGTGTTCCTCACAGATGGAGATCCCACGGCGTATGACAATGCCGGCAGTGGTGAAACAAACACTACCGTTCAGTTCAGGATGGTCGAGCAGGCAGTGCTCTCGGCAAATACGGTGAAGGCAAGGACCACACCGTCGGACCCTACCAAGACGACGAAGATTGTTGGTGTTGGTGTTGGGCTCTCGACGAACTCCCACCTTAATCTGGAGGCAATTACGGGACCCACTCCGGGTGACGACTACTTCCTTGCTGGAAGCTTCTCCGACCTCGAAACCACGCTTCGTGACCTCGCGCTGCAGAACTGTGGCGGCACAATCAGCGTCGTCAAAGAGTTGCAAGATGCGAACGGTGACGTGGTCAACACGAGTGCTTCAGGCTGGACATTCACCGCCTCAGGCGGAGTTGTTGATGGATCACCTGCAGCGCATACAACCTCTACTTCTGGAACGAACTTCGAACTCACGTTCAACGACCTCAACACGCACAACGTAGTGATACAGGAAACGACGCAGACGGGGTACGACTTCGTCAGCGCATCCTGCACAAATACTGCTGGCGCAGTGGCTGTCGACGCAGCGAACGCGAAGTTCACGGTTCCCGTCAAGAGTGGGCTCATCACGGCCTGCAAAGTTGTGAACAAGGAGAAACCGAAGCTCGTCTCCCTCACCGTGAACAAGGTTTGGCAGGTTGTAGATGGCGATGGAGATGTCATTGACACCTACACGATTCCGGGCGGTGCCGTACCAGCGTGGCTCAATGCGTCGCTCGAACTCGATGGAGATGTGGAACCCTGGGGCGTCGCTGATCCTGGATACCTGGTAGGAAGCACCGCCCAAATCGGTGAGCAATCCTCATTAGGCCTGACAGCGCCTCACGGATGTGAGATCACCTCTCAGCGAGTGACATTGGTCAACGGAGTTACGACAGACCACGATGTGTCTAACGGAGCGTACGCGCACACTATCACTGAGCTGCCGAGTCCGAACACCGCGACCATCACCAACCGGGTGACCTGCTTGACCCAACTCACACTCGTGAAGCACGTGGACAACAGTGAGTTCTGGGGTACGAACGCCGCGACTGATTGGGACCTTACCGCGACTGGCCCGTCGACCGTCACCGGTGAAACCGGAGACGCGAACGTGTGGCCAGCGGTGATCACCGAGGGTGATTACACGCTCAGCGAGGTCGGCCCCGCCGGATACGCGCAGAGCGCCTGGACCTGCACGAGGTTGACTGACAACGGCTCCGAATCCGTGACAGTAACTGGTGATGAGGTGACCGTGGCCTTCGGTGACAACGTCACGTGTGAAATCACGAACACCGCACTCCCAGGCTCAGTGAGCTGGGCAAAGATCGCTAACGGTTCTGACGCATCACTTGCTGGATCGACCTGGACCCTCACCGGCCCCGGCGTACCAGCGAACACCGTCGTCGTTGACTGCACATCAGGTCCGTGCACCGTCGCAGCATATGAGGACACGAACGCAGCAGCGGGCAGTTTCAAGCTAGAGAATCTCAAATGGGGCAACTACACGCTGACTGAGGAGACACCTCCTCCGGGGTATGTGCTCGATACGACGGTGCACGCGTTCCAAATCACCGGCGCATCTCTTGACTACGTGTTCGACGAGGCATTCGTGAACACTCAACTGCCGGGACCAAAGCTTCCACTTACCGGTGGAATTGGCCGAGATCAGGTCTACATCGGAGGCGGGATCGTGCTTCTCATCGCGATCGCAGCGTACGGGTTCGTCACGCTGAACCGCCGACGCGGACAGGGGCGCATCGTATGA